One genomic segment of Gottschalkia acidurici 9a includes these proteins:
- a CDS encoding flagellar hook-length control protein FliK yields the protein MMIQNFMFQGMNNIGNKASKSVRTESKGSSNDFNKVLDMKNKEAYMQSKNNAENKIQKDSNHVTRNYEVQSNTRKINVKEDGKNTKESLKESDDAKSKKEQVIDELVQSISNILAIFQDISDLNLENMENLNLEMSVEDLEKLKIALESIINSLELKENNVPMQEIAKDINNMIISAQEKGNIEIDAEKFLLDLKKIIGLVETEGSGGQYSLKSEEMLENLKKLINIDEESKPIDQTKDNTIVQKDDSSAESRKTDVKITVSNDKGNELENDFRVGSENIVLEDSLDISINQDKVNIEKVVSNELTNMQNNLQLNNQQDVSIDKNTLNLQQYLDIDKADLIKQVTSKVKADYDNEINEIKIKLSPEHLGNLTIKVTLERGIVTARALVENLNVKQMLESNVSELKDSLKEQGINFESIDVSVGQDSEYDQGNSQAFAESKKIKVPKINIDNSNSMNLYEDIEENLQNQNASVGEGSVDITI from the coding sequence ATGATGATACAAAACTTTATGTTTCAAGGAATGAATAATATAGGAAATAAGGCATCAAAAAGTGTAAGGACTGAATCTAAAGGATCTAGTAATGACTTTAATAAAGTTTTAGATATGAAAAATAAAGAAGCATACATGCAGTCAAAAAACAATGCTGAAAATAAAATTCAAAAAGATAGTAATCATGTAACAAGAAATTATGAGGTTCAATCTAACACACGAAAAATCAATGTAAAAGAAGATGGAAAAAATACTAAGGAGTCATTGAAAGAAAGTGATGATGCTAAAAGTAAAAAAGAACAAGTAATAGATGAACTAGTTCAAAGTATAAGTAATATACTAGCTATATTTCAAGACATAAGTGATTTGAACCTTGAGAATATGGAGAACTTGAACTTAGAAATGTCTGTTGAAGATTTAGAGAAACTAAAAATAGCACTAGAAAGCATAATTAATAGTCTTGAATTAAAAGAAAATAATGTACCAATGCAAGAGATAGCAAAAGATATAAATAATATGATAATTTCCGCACAAGAAAAAGGAAACATAGAAATTGATGCTGAAAAATTCTTACTAGATTTAAAGAAAATTATAGGTTTAGTAGAAACTGAAGGCAGTGGTGGACAATACTCATTAAAAAGTGAAGAGATGCTTGAAAATTTGAAAAAACTAATAAATATTGATGAAGAGTCTAAACCTATTGATCAAACTAAAGATAATACAATAGTTCAGAAAGATGATTCTAGTGCTGAGTCAAGAAAAACTGATGTAAAAATAACAGTATCAAATGACAAAGGAAATGAATTAGAAAATGATTTTAGAGTTGGGTCTGAAAACATTGTTCTAGAAGATTCTTTGGATATAAGCATAAATCAAGATAAAGTTAATATTGAAAAAGTAGTTTCAAATGAACTAACTAATATGCAAAATAACTTACAGCTAAATAATCAACAAGATGTAAGTATAGATAAAAACACCTTAAATCTGCAGCAGTATTTAGATATAGATAAAGCTGACTTGATAAAGCAAGTAACAAGTAAAGTAAAGGCAGATTATGATAATGAAATTAATGAAATCAAAATAAAATTAAGCCCTGAGCATCTTGGAAATTTGACTATAAAAGTTACTCTAGAAAGAGGAATAGTAACAGCCAGAGCTTTAGTTGAGAACTTAAATGTGAAGCAGATGCTAGAGTCAAATGTAAGTGAGTTAAAAGATAGTCTAAAAGAACAAGGTATAAATTTCGAAAGTATAGATGTTTCAGTAGGACAAGACTCAGAATATGATCAAGGAAACTCACAAGCTTTTGCAGAAAGTAAAAAGATCAAAGTACCTAAAATTAACATAGATAATTCAAATTCTATGAATCTATATGAAGATATAGAAGAAAACCTGCAAAATCAGAATGCTTCAGTCGGAGAAGGAAGTGTAGATATTACAATATAA
- a CDS encoding flagellar export protein FliJ, whose product MSKFNFRLQKILDHRETVENVNKGKYGTAKRMLEQELEKLENIEEMKNFLNKEKENIVEKTTTIESLKIYNSCLTDIAEKIKVQNKKIEEAEHVVEKTRYELIESTKEKK is encoded by the coding sequence ATGTCAAAATTTAATTTTAGATTACAAAAGATATTAGATCATAGAGAAACTGTAGAAAATGTAAACAAGGGTAAATACGGCACTGCTAAAAGGATGTTAGAACAAGAGCTAGAGAAATTAGAGAATATAGAAGAGATGAAAAACTTTTTAAATAAAGAAAAAGAAAATATAGTAGAGAAAACAACTACTATAGAAAGTTTAAAAATATATAATTCTTGCCTAACAGATATTGCAGAAAAAATAAAAGTACAAAATAAAAAAATAGAAGAAGCAGAGCATGTAGTAGAGAAAACAAGATATGAGTTAATAGAATCAACTAAAGAAAAAAAATAA
- the fliI gene encoding flagellar protein export ATPase FliI has translation MSDNMVNINMKKYIELVKDSEFIKYSGKITKVTGLTIESEGPLSSIGELCYIYPFNEQEPILAEVVGFKEDKILLMPFGEMEGIRPGSTVVASGHSLRVNVGDQLIGRVIDGLGNPMDGKGSIKTEKHYSVSNSPPNPLERKTIREVLPLGVKAIDGLLTCGKGQRIGIFAGSGVGKSTLMGMIARNAEADINVIGLIGERGREVREFIENDLKEEGLKKSVLVIATSDQPALVRMKAAMLTTAIAEYFRDKGKNVIMLMDSLTRFAMAQREIGLAIGEPPVTRGYTPSVFAVFPKLLERSGASSKGTITGLYTVLVDGDDMNEPITDTVRGILDGHIVLSRKLASQNHYPAIDVLQSISRVMSNICDEEQISTANKVKDLMATYKESEDLINIGAYKKGTSKKIDQSIDSIDSINNFLKQNVLEKYNFDETTSMLKSLVEQE, from the coding sequence GTGAGTGATAATATGGTAAATATAAATATGAAAAAGTATATAGAACTAGTTAAAGATAGTGAATTCATTAAATACAGTGGAAAAATTACTAAAGTCACTGGATTAACTATTGAATCTGAGGGTCCACTTTCAAGCATAGGTGAACTTTGTTATATATATCCATTTAATGAACAAGAACCTATATTAGCAGAGGTGGTTGGGTTTAAAGAAGATAAAATACTTTTAATGCCATTTGGAGAAATGGAAGGAATAAGACCTGGGAGTACCGTAGTAGCTAGCGGACATTCTTTGAGAGTAAATGTTGGGGATCAGCTAATAGGTAGAGTTATAGACGGATTAGGAAATCCTATGGATGGAAAAGGATCAATAAAAACAGAAAAACATTACTCTGTATCTAATTCTCCACCAAATCCGTTAGAGCGTAAGACAATAAGAGAAGTACTTCCTTTAGGGGTAAAAGCAATAGATGGCCTTCTAACTTGTGGAAAAGGACAAAGGATAGGTATATTTGCAGGTAGTGGTGTCGGAAAAAGTACACTTATGGGAATGATAGCAAGAAATGCAGAAGCGGATATAAATGTTATAGGACTTATAGGTGAGAGGGGAAGAGAAGTTAGAGAGTTTATAGAAAATGACTTGAAAGAAGAAGGATTGAAAAAGTCTGTACTAGTTATAGCTACATCAGATCAGCCAGCATTAGTTAGAATGAAAGCTGCTATGTTAACTACTGCTATAGCAGAATACTTTAGAGATAAAGGAAAAAATGTAATTATGCTAATGGATTCATTAACCAGGTTTGCAATGGCTCAAAGAGAAATAGGATTGGCTATAGGAGAACCACCTGTAACTAGAGGATATACGCCTTCTGTGTTTGCAGTATTCCCGAAGCTTTTAGAAAGATCAGGCGCTTCATCAAAGGGAACGATAACAGGTCTTTATACGGTACTTGTAGATGGAGATGATATGAATGAGCCTATAACAGATACTGTAAGAGGTATACTAGATGGGCATATAGTTTTAAGTAGAAAACTAGCAAGTCAAAATCACTATCCTGCAATAGATGTACTTCAAAGTATAAGTAGGGTTATGAGCAATATATGTGATGAAGAACAGATATCCACAGCCAATAAAGTGAAGGATCTAATGGCAACATATAAAGAGTCAGAGGATCTTATAAATATAGGTGCATATAAAAAAGGAACTAGTAAAAAAATAGATCAATCTATAGACTCTATAGATAGTATAAATAATTTTTTAAAGCAAAATGTTCTAGAAAAATATAACTTTGATGAAACAACTAGTATGTTAAAATCTCTTGTAGAACAGGAGTAG
- a CDS encoding FliH/SctL family protein translates to MSSVIKSSQVKLTVNNIVEDKLCKQKQSIEQKKEFLNKTKHEYEKIINTAKQQADDILSKAIHEASESKVSIIELAKKEAENIKEEKKKEGHDEGYKGGYDAGFHEGSSKGYEEGFSQGRSESEKLIEEANKIKREYLQERERTLESIEKDVINLVLHTCEKILNQNLIENEETIVNLVLKGIASLDNKDSVTVRVSKEDFEKVQGSKENILSKASLIESLDVKVDSNLQKGECVVESSKGSVEVSISTQIDKMKEMIEELLDSE, encoded by the coding sequence TTGTCTAGTGTCATAAAATCCTCTCAAGTTAAATTAACAGTAAATAATATAGTAGAAGATAAGTTGTGCAAACAAAAGCAGTCAATAGAGCAAAAAAAAGAATTTTTAAATAAGACTAAGCACGAGTATGAGAAAATAATAAATACAGCAAAGCAACAAGCGGATGATATATTAAGTAAAGCGATACATGAAGCTAGTGAGAGTAAAGTTTCAATAATAGAGTTAGCAAAGAAAGAAGCAGAGAATATCAAAGAAGAAAAAAAGAAAGAAGGGCATGATGAAGGATATAAGGGAGGGTATGACGCAGGTTTCCATGAAGGAAGCTCTAAAGGATATGAAGAGGGATTTAGTCAGGGAAGAAGTGAATCTGAAAAGTTAATAGAAGAGGCTAATAAGATAAAAAGGGAATATCTACAGGAACGTGAGAGAACATTAGAGTCTATTGAGAAAGATGTAATAAATTTAGTTCTTCATACTTGTGAGAAAATATTAAATCAAAATTTAATCGAAAATGAAGAAACTATAGTAAATTTAGTTTTGAAAGGTATAGCAAGCTTGGACAATAAGGATAGTGTTACAGTAAGAGTCTCTAAAGAAGACTTTGAAAAGGTGCAAGGGTCTAAAGAGAATATACTTTCAAAAGCAAGTTTAATAGAAAGCCTAGATGTAAAAGTGGATTCTAATTTACAAAAGGGAGAATGTGTGGTGGAATCTTCCAAAGGAAGTGTAGAGGTAAGTATAAGTACTCAAATAGATAAAATGAAGGAAATGATAGAAGAACTGCTAGATAGTGAGTGA
- the fliG gene encoding flagellar motor switch protein FliG has product MSKRDKESKLTGKEKVAILLITLGSQKSAEIFKHLSDEEIEELTLEIANMRMVSPEEKESILEEFYEICLAQEYISEGGINYAKDILEKALGSDKAVDIISKLTASLQVRPFEFARKVDPNQLLNYMQNEHPQTIALILSYLSPAQSGQVLAKLPMDKQAEVTRRIATMDRTSPDVIKEVERVIEAKFSTMVSQDYTKVGGVDAIVDILNAVDRGTEKHIMEELEIQDTELSEEIRKRMFVFEDIVNLDPRSIQRFIREIDNSQWAIALKSASEDVKGVIFGNMSKRLVEMIKEDMEFMGPVRLKDIEEAQQNIVNTIRKLEESGEIITPRGGDEMIV; this is encoded by the coding sequence ATGTCTAAACGGGATAAAGAATCAAAATTAACGGGAAAAGAGAAGGTAGCAATACTATTAATTACGCTAGGATCTCAAAAGTCTGCCGAAATATTTAAACATTTAAGTGATGAAGAAATAGAGGAATTAACACTTGAAATAGCAAATATGAGAATGGTTTCTCCGGAAGAAAAGGAAAGTATCTTGGAAGAGTTTTATGAAATTTGCTTAGCACAGGAGTACATATCTGAAGGTGGAATAAACTACGCAAAAGATATACTTGAGAAAGCATTAGGTTCAGATAAAGCGGTGGATATAATAAGCAAGCTTACAGCATCATTACAGGTAAGACCATTTGAGTTTGCTAGAAAAGTTGATCCTAATCAACTCTTAAATTATATGCAAAATGAGCATCCACAAACTATAGCTCTTATACTTTCATACTTAAGTCCGGCCCAATCGGGACAAGTATTGGCAAAGCTTCCTATGGACAAGCAGGCGGAAGTTACAAGAAGAATAGCAACTATGGATAGAACATCACCAGATGTAATAAAAGAGGTGGAAAGAGTTATAGAAGCTAAATTCTCAACAATGGTGTCTCAGGACTATACTAAAGTTGGTGGAGTAGATGCAATAGTGGACATATTAAATGCTGTTGATAGAGGAACTGAGAAGCATATAATGGAAGAACTTGAAATACAGGATACAGAGCTTAGTGAAGAAATTAGAAAGAGAATGTTTGTATTTGAAGATATTGTCAATCTGGATCCTAGATCTATACAAAGATTTATTAGGGAAATTGATAATAGTCAATGGGCCATTGCTCTTAAAAGTGCCAGTGAAGACGTTAAGGGAGTTATCTTTGGAAATATGTCTAAGCGTTTAGTAGAGATGATAAAGGAAGATATGGAGTTTATGGGGCCAGTTAGACTTAAAGACATAGAAGAAGCTCAGCAAAATATAGTTAATACAATTAGAAAATTAGAAGAGTCAGGAGAAATTATAACTCCAAGGGGAGGAGATGAGATGATTGTCTAG
- the fliF gene encoding flagellar basal-body MS-ring/collar protein FliF: MGEIIGRVRNQLNDFWQGLDKNKKIKLGIGVLVIIIVAGIILYTTRTKYEPIFDDLAPKDAGEVTKKLDEKGIPWKEGKNEGTILVPEEMKSKAKMELAMEGMPKEGYTFTDAFADIDWTTTEYDKKQKMKFALEETLSTDLAKIDGVESAKVYLNIPEDTGYVLQEKKSPTASVLLTLKNGSINKNKVEGIQYLVAHAIGGEMTPEDVSVVDNNGKLLTKSEDQNLYEANDQLGLQKMKEDALNKSIKEFLETPLGKGNVEVRTSIKLNFDSEITNVKEYAPPVEGSEEGIVRSLEEMSEKNENSSSGQVPGTEPNTEDEIVDYAQVDQQSSNNSEKNGRTVNYEINETNKQIKKGIGQTDAITVAVIIDENAIGGSLTEERKKEITSLISSATGTDTVKVEISTMAFNKGEVEADEAVEESTTPMWTWMLIGAALAAGVVGGTVVYRRNKLASEEALDDESTLSQLDEMIENAASDLEDLDFEQEKSVMKDQISKFVEKKPEIVVQLLRTWMNEE, encoded by the coding sequence GTGGGGGAGATAATTGGACGAGTTAGGAATCAGCTGAACGACTTTTGGCAAGGTCTTGATAAAAATAAGAAAATAAAACTTGGAATAGGCGTACTAGTAATTATAATAGTAGCTGGAATTATTCTTTATACGACTAGAACAAAGTATGAGCCTATATTTGATGACTTAGCTCCAAAAGATGCTGGTGAAGTTACTAAAAAATTAGATGAAAAGGGAATTCCATGGAAAGAAGGAAAGAATGAAGGAACCATATTAGTACCAGAAGAAATGAAGTCAAAAGCTAAAATGGAGTTAGCTATGGAAGGAATGCCAAAAGAAGGATATACTTTTACAGATGCATTTGCAGACATAGACTGGACAACCACAGAATATGACAAGAAACAAAAAATGAAATTTGCGTTGGAAGAAACGTTATCAACAGACTTAGCGAAAATAGACGGAGTAGAAAGTGCTAAAGTATATCTTAATATTCCAGAAGATACAGGATATGTTTTACAAGAAAAGAAAAGCCCTACAGCTTCAGTACTTTTAACTTTAAAAAATGGATCTATAAATAAAAATAAAGTTGAAGGTATACAGTATTTAGTCGCCCATGCTATAGGTGGAGAAATGACACCAGAAGATGTGTCTGTAGTAGACAATAACGGAAAACTACTTACTAAGAGTGAAGATCAAAATCTTTATGAAGCAAATGATCAACTGGGACTACAAAAGATGAAGGAAGACGCACTTAATAAAAGTATAAAAGAATTTTTAGAGACTCCTCTTGGAAAGGGGAATGTTGAAGTAAGAACAAGTATAAAGTTAAACTTTGACTCAGAAATCACAAATGTAAAAGAATATGCACCTCCAGTAGAAGGGTCGGAAGAAGGAATAGTAAGAAGTTTGGAAGAAATGTCAGAAAAGAATGAAAACTCATCGAGTGGACAAGTACCTGGAACTGAACCTAATACTGAAGATGAAATAGTTGATTACGCACAGGTGGATCAACAAAGTAGCAATAATAGTGAAAAAAATGGTAGAACAGTGAACTATGAAATAAATGAAACAAATAAGCAAATAAAAAAGGGAATAGGGCAGACTGATGCAATTACAGTAGCAGTAATAATCGATGAGAATGCTATTGGAGGAAGTCTAACAGAAGAAAGAAAAAAAGAAATAACGAGCTTAATATCTTCTGCAACAGGAACTGATACGGTTAAAGTAGAGATAAGTACAATGGCATTTAACAAAGGAGAAGTCGAAGCTGATGAAGCAGTTGAAGAGAGTACAACACCAATGTGGACTTGGATGTTAATCGGTGCGGCATTAGCAGCAGGAGTTGTTGGTGGAACAGTAGTATATAGAAGAAATAAATTAGCATCTGAAGAAGCATTAGATGATGAGTCAACACTATCACAACTAGATGAAATGATAGAAAATGCAGCTAGTGATCTAGAAGACTTAGACTTTGAACAAGAGAAGTCCGTTATGAAAGATCAAATATCAAAGTTTGTTGAGAAAAAACCAGAAATTGTGGTTCAGTTACTAAGAACTTGGATGAATGAAGAATAG
- the fliE gene encoding flagellar hook-basal body complex protein FliE, which translates to MNINNIGSIDNILNNLESQKSTEEKKENTYLFENYLRDSLQKTNNLQLEAERQSNLLATGQVENIHDVTIASAKAKISLDLTMAVRNKVVEAYKEIMRMQV; encoded by the coding sequence ATGAATATAAATAACATAGGAAGCATAGATAATATACTTAATAATCTTGAAAGTCAAAAATCGACAGAAGAAAAAAAGGAAAATACATACTTATTTGAAAACTACTTAAGAGATTCACTGCAAAAAACAAATAACTTACAGTTAGAAGCTGAAAGACAGAGCAATTTATTAGCAACAGGTCAGGTAGAAAACATACATGATGTAACTATAGCATCAGCTAAAGCAAAAATATCTTTAGATCTTACAATGGCGGTTAGAAATAAAGTCGTAGAAGCATATAAAGAAATAATGAGAATGCAAGTATAA
- the flgC gene encoding flagellar basal body rod protein FlgC, which translates to MGMFSSLNISGTALTAERTRMDVITKNIANANTTRTSSGKPYRRQMPLFREIEGQSFSALLNKENEKLNDKKGVKITAIVEDRSPFKKVYNPGHPDSDKDGYVLMPNVDIVTEMVDMISASRAYEANMTAINSAKSMAMKALEIGR; encoded by the coding sequence ATGGGTATGTTCAGTTCACTAAATATAAGTGGAACAGCTTTAACTGCAGAAAGAACTAGAATGGATGTAATAACTAAAAATATTGCAAATGCAAATACTACAAGAACAAGTAGTGGAAAGCCTTATAGGAGACAGATGCCACTATTTAGAGAAATTGAAGGACAATCCTTCTCTGCACTCCTAAATAAAGAAAATGAAAAATTGAATGATAAGAAGGGGGTAAAGATAACAGCAATAGTTGAGGATAGAAGTCCATTTAAGAAAGTATATAATCCTGGCCATCCTGATTCAGACAAAGATGGATATGTTCTTATGCCAAATGTAGACATAGTAACAGAAATGGTAGATATGATATCAGCTTCTAGAGCATATGAGGCTAATATGACTGCAATAAATTCAGCGAAATCTATGGCAATGAAAGCGCTAGAAATAGGACGTTAG
- the flgB gene encoding flagellar basal body rod protein FlgB, with product MLSKLYGNMDVLKTALDGSSLRYEAISNNLANVNTPNYKRTTVEFENELQKVISGENTKLTLAKTHNKHMGKGKLSIENFEPTVTKLKNISTRKDKNNVNPDIEMIDMAKTIIKYNALTDQISRKFNGIQNVISEGGK from the coding sequence ATGTTGAGTAAATTATATGGGAATATGGATGTTTTAAAGACTGCCTTAGATGGATCCTCTTTAAGATATGAAGCTATAAGCAATAACCTTGCTAATGTCAATACACCGAACTATAAAAGAACAACGGTAGAATTTGAAAATGAGTTACAAAAAGTTATTTCAGGTGAAAATACAAAGCTAACTTTAGCTAAAACACATAATAAACATATGGGAAAAGGAAAACTCAGTATAGAAAATTTTGAACCAACTGTGACTAAACTTAAAAACATATCGACAAGAAAAGACAAGAACAATGTCAATCCAGACATAGAAATGATAGATATGGCTAAAACAATAATAAAATATAATGCATTAACAGATCAAATTAGCAGAAAGTTTAACGGTATTCAAAATGTTATAAGTGAGGGAGGAAAATAA
- the hslU gene encoding ATP-dependent protease ATPase subunit HslU, giving the protein MKELTPKEIVTQLDKYIIGQNGAKKSVAVALRNRYRRSLLDDEFKEEVKPKNILMVGPTGVGKTEIARRLAKLVKAPFIKVEATKFTEVGYVGRDVDSMIRDLLETSIRMVKSEKVEKVYSRAKELADEKIIKILAPNSSSKDQSVNPLETLFGGSFNGESKVDDADIESIVEERKRIAAKLRNKELEDQLIEIEVEENNNSTIEMLSGTGLDELNINFNDLFGGLIPGKVKKRKVTIKEARRIISEQEAQKLIDIDDVVNLGIKRAEEHGIIFIDEIDKVAIKGHGSGPDVSREGVQRDILPIIEGSTVMTKYGPVRTDHILFIGAGAFHVAKVTDLIPEIQGRFPIRVNLENLTEENFKEILIKPQNAIIKQYQLLLKTEGINIEFSEKAIEEIARIAFILNEETENIGARRLHTLLEKLLEDISFHAPDIDEKNIEIDDGYVKEKIQKSSNITDVSKYII; this is encoded by the coding sequence ATGAAAGAATTGACACCTAAAGAAATAGTGACTCAGCTAGATAAATACATAATAGGGCAAAATGGAGCTAAAAAGTCAGTAGCAGTAGCGCTAAGAAATAGATATAGAAGAAGTCTTTTAGATGATGAATTTAAGGAAGAAGTAAAGCCTAAAAATATACTTATGGTAGGACCAACAGGAGTTGGTAAAACGGAAATAGCAAGAAGACTTGCAAAACTAGTAAAAGCACCGTTTATAAAAGTAGAAGCTACTAAGTTTACAGAAGTAGGCTATGTTGGTAGAGATGTTGATTCTATGATAAGAGATTTGCTGGAAACTTCTATAAGAATGGTTAAGTCTGAAAAGGTAGAAAAAGTATATAGTAGAGCGAAAGAATTAGCTGATGAGAAAATTATAAAAATACTAGCTCCTAATTCATCATCCAAAGATCAGAGTGTAAATCCTTTAGAAACACTATTTGGTGGTAGCTTTAATGGTGAGTCTAAAGTAGATGATGCAGATATAGAGAGCATAGTTGAAGAAAGAAAAAGAATTGCTGCAAAGCTTAGAAATAAAGAGTTAGAAGATCAACTTATAGAAATTGAAGTTGAAGAGAATAACAATTCTACTATAGAAATGTTAAGTGGAACAGGATTGGATGAGTTGAATATTAATTTTAACGATTTATTTGGGGGACTTATACCTGGAAAAGTAAAAAAAAGAAAGGTAACTATAAAAGAAGCTAGACGAATAATATCTGAGCAAGAAGCACAAAAGCTCATAGATATTGATGATGTAGTAAATTTAGGTATAAAAAGAGCCGAGGAGCATGGAATAATATTCATAGATGAGATAGATAAAGTAGCAATAAAAGGACATGGATCGGGTCCAGATGTATCTAGAGAAGGAGTACAAAGGGACATATTACCTATAATAGAAGGTAGCACTGTTATGACTAAATATGGTCCAGTTAGAACGGATCATATATTGTTTATTGGAGCAGGAGCTTTTCATGTTGCAAAAGTTACGGATCTTATACCTGAGATTCAAGGAAGATTTCCTATAAGAGTAAACTTAGAAAACTTAACAGAGGAGAACTTCAAAGAGATATTGATAAAACCACAAAACGCAATTATAAAGCAATATCAACTATTATTAAAAACTGAGGGAATAAATATTGAATTTAGTGAAAAGGCTATTGAAGAAATAGCTAGAATTGCATTTATTTTAAATGAAGAAACTGAAAATATAGGAGCAAGAAGACTTCATACTCTTTTGGAGAAGCTACTAGAGGATATATCTTTCCACGCTCCAGATATAGATGAGAAAAACATAGAAATAGATGATGGGTATGTAAAAGAAAAAATTCAAAAAAGTTCAAATATAACGGATGTATCAAAATACATAATATAG
- the hslV gene encoding ATP-dependent protease subunit HslV gives MLKGTTIIAVKKGEKIAIAGDGQVTMGDKTVMKHTAKKVRKLYDGKVIIGFAGTVSDALTLADKLEEKLEQFGGNLRRAAVELARDWRRDRVMSKLEAMLIAANKEELLVVSGTGEVIEPDDGIVAIGSGGSYALAAGKALLNHSNLDIKDVAKESLLIASSICVYTNSNISIEEL, from the coding sequence ATGCTAAAAGGAACAACTATCATAGCAGTAAAGAAAGGTGAAAAGATAGCTATAGCAGGTGATGGACAGGTTACAATGGGTGATAAGACAGTAATGAAGCATACAGCAAAAAAAGTTAGGAAACTATATGATGGAAAAGTTATAATAGGCTTTGCAGGTACTGTGTCTGATGCATTGACTTTGGCAGATAAACTTGAAGAAAAATTAGAACAGTTTGGTGGAAACTTAAGACGTGCAGCTGTAGAACTTGCAAGAGATTGGAGAAGAGATAGAGTGATGTCAAAATTAGAGGCTATGCTTATTGCTGCAAATAAAGAAGAGCTTCTAGTTGTATCTGGAACAGGAGAGGTAATAGAACCAGATGACGGAATAGTAGCAATAGGTTCAGGTGGAAGTTACGCACTAGCTGCAGGTAAGGCTTTATTAAATCACTCTAACTTAGATATAAAAGACGTAGCTAAAGAATCTTTACTGATAGCATCTTCAATATGTGTATATACTAATAGCAATATATCTATAGAAGAACTATAA